In the Anastrepha obliqua isolate idAnaObli1 chromosome 1, idAnaObli1_1.0, whole genome shotgun sequence genome, one interval contains:
- the LOC129237712 gene encoding uncharacterized protein LOC129237712, producing the protein MSLEEVKQQRLLTRKNMSRIRTIVETSESKTGKILSPIELKCRLGILDSYFKQGLGYQTQIEKLDPEDNGRGDLEDLYVTIRSNIQMQLGEDEHNSTFRESTAAIPVSHSKIPALKLPVFCGRYSEYKNFIASFMHVIGNESSLSNIEKFNHLLNCLQGQALETVKAFQITSENYSKALDRLKSRYDNSTLIFMETIKSLFELPSAAKGGASQLQSLVDNVSALYSSLLSIGSDKNISHLLLIHLVMDKVDEETQNKWKESLDFTSLPSWEQCAKVLERRCQFLESASGSLSFGDSGKFSYKQENRNKPPHHLIGSCSRFKQMEIADRFKEVKRCKHCARSHHSLLHRAPTSNKMQSASLSTSSLEQPTQPVSTAAAHTHQEKSPQDQVILATAVVLIRDASGCFQLGRALLDSCSQIAYQPEAEFNITSWNLPANIELADENFFKPTRVDLLIGTEIFFDILSIGQIKLAPGLPSLQKTLLGWVVSGRYQRPTENSSSICLLSVEESVDANLQRLWKLDEPSKADMWTTEQRNCEQSYMQTVQRNIEGRVVVKLPFKEAPHCLGQSYATALRRFIAQERRIMRCPDLHQRYIAFMEDYSRLGHMSIVENVNFDNPHYYVPHHYVLKPTSTTTKLRVVFDASCKSTTQRSLNDILAVGPTLQNDLYILLLRFRLYRYTLTADIVKMYRQILVDKNDRKFQYILWRSTPHDEIRTYQLNTVTYGTASAPYLAVQSLNYIADAYESEYALGASTIKTSFYVDDLLCGADTLAELSRIKYEVTEILRRGCFPLAKWHSNHHKFREDDTMKELNIDESFTTSTLGIKWDQIRDIFLFSFQSKQPVNGRGTKRSILSIASALFDPLGLLAPVIITAKIILQEIWILKLNWDESVPQNLQTAWERFLKDIAHLSTLSVPRYSGSTNNNSLQIHGFCDSSIRAYGCAIYLRSKSTEGKPTVTLLTAKSRVAPIKKQSLPKLELCGALLLARLLAKIKPLFNANTTVFLWTDSQIVLHWLELHSATLSTFVGNRVSEIQDLTADASWRHVPTKCNPADIVSRGCTALELNNSIWFSGPSFLQLEPENWPSNQCGQLDMEEVSREKRRLKLT; encoded by the exons ATGTCGCTGGAAGAAGTCAAGCAGCAGCGCTTACTAACCCGGAAAAACATGTCCCGCATAAGGACAATAGTGGAGACAAGCGAAAgtaaaactggaaaaatacttTCGCCCATTGAACTCAAGTGTCGACTCGGAATTTTAGATTCCTATTTTAAGCAAGGATTGGGCTATCAAACGCAAATCGAGAAACTCGATCCAGAAGACAATGGTCGGGGTGACCTGGAAGACCTCTACGTCACCATCCGTTCAAACATCCAAATGCAGCTCGGTGAAGATGAACACAACTCAACGTTCCGTGAATCAACAGCAGCAATTCCTGTTTCGCATTCAAAAATACCAGCATTAAAGCTACCCGTATTCTGTGGAAGGTACtcggaatataaaaatttcatcgcATCATTCATGCACGTCATCGGAAATGAGTCATCGCTGTCTAATATTGAGAAGTTCAACCATCTCCTCAATTGTTTACAAGGGCAGGCCTTGGAGACTGTGAAGGCGTTCCAAATCACCAGCGAGAACTACTCAAAGGCATTAGACAGATTAAAGTCCCGTTACGACAATAGCACGCTCATCTTCATGGAAACCATCAAGTCGTTATTCGAGCTGCCTTCTGCTGCAAAAGGTGGTGCTTCTCAGTTACAAAGTTTGGTCGACAACGTGTCTGCACTTTATAGTTCGCTGTTGTCAATCGGCTCTGATAAAAACATTTCGCATTTACTGCTCATTCACCTTGTAATGGACAAGGTTGATGAAGAAACGCAAAACAAGTGGAAGGAGTCGTTAGACTTCACATCGCTACCATCATGGGAACAGTGCGCAAAGGTTCTTGAACGACGCTGTCAGTTTTTAGAGTCAGCATCGGGCTCCCTCTCGTTTggtgattctggaaaattcagCTACAAACAGGAAAACAGGAATAAGCCGCCAC ACCACTTGATTGGCAGTTGCTCTCGCTTCAAGCAAATGGAGATTGCTGACCGCTTCAAGGAGGTTAAAAG ATGTAAACATTGTGCTCGTTCTCATCACAGTCTACTTCATCGTGCTCCTACTtcaaacaaaatgcagtcagcaTCGCTTTCTACATCATCACTAGAGCAACCAACGCAACCTGTAAGTACTGCAGCTGCGCACACACATCAAGAAAAATCGCCACAAGACCAAGTCATACTAGCAACTGCAGTGGTACTCATCCGAGATGCGTCTGGCTGTTTTCAATTGGGTAGAGCGCTACTCGACTCCTGCTCccaa ATCGCTTATCAGCCAGAGGCTGAATTTAATATCACATCTTGGAACTTGCCGGCTAACATTGAACTCGCCGACGAAAATTTCTTCAAGCCAACACGTGTAGACCTACTCATCGGCACAGAAATCTTTTTCGACATCCTGTCTATTGGGCAAATAAAGTTAGCACCTGGGTTACCGTCACTACAGAAGACTTTATTAGGTTGGGTCGTCTCTGGCCGATATCAACGACCTACAGAAAATTCATCATCAATTTGCCTACTTTCGGTTGAGGAATCAGTGGATGCCAATTTGCAACGTCTCTGGAAGCTGGATGAACCATCAAAGGCAGACATGTGGACCACTGAGCAAAGGAATTGTGAACAAAGTTACATGCAAACCGTGCAGAGAAACATCGAGGGGAGAGTTGTTGTCAAGCTACCGTTTAAAGAGGCCCCTCATTGTCTTGGCCAGTCGTACGCAACTGCACTTCGAAGATTTATTGCTCAGGAGCGGCGTATAATGCGCTGTCCTGACCTTCACCAACGATACATCGCATTTATGGAAGACTATTCCCGCCTTGGGCATATGAGCATCGTTGAAAATGTGAATTTTGATAATCCACATTACTATGTGCCTCATCATTACGTCCTGAAGCCAACTAGCACAACAACTAAACTCAGGGTAGTATTCGACGCTTCCTGCAAGAGTACAACCCAAAGATCGCTCAACGATATTCTTGCTGTGGGTCCTACTCTGCAGAACGATCTATACATCTTGCTACTACGGTTTCGATTATATCGTTACACACTTACTGCTGATATCGTAAAGATGTATAGACAAATTTTGGTGGATAAAAACGATCGCAAATTCCAATACATCTTATGGAGAAGTACGCCCCACGATGAAATACGCACTTACCAGTTAAACACGGTAACATATGGTACGGCGTCCGCTCCTTATCTCGCTGTACAGAGCCTAAACTACATTGCTGATGCATACGAATCGGAGTATGCGCTCGGTGCCAGTACAATTAAAACGTCATTCTACGTTGATGATCTTTTATGCGGTGCCGATACCCTGGCAGAGCTATCGCGAATCAAATACGAAGTCACGGAGATACTGAGGCGTGGTTGTTTCCCCTTGGCGAAGTGGCATTCAAATCACCATAAATTTCGAGAAGATGACACCATGAAAGAATTAAATATCGACGAAAGTTTTACAACGAGCACTTTAGGTATAAAATGGGATCAAATACgagatattttcttattttcttttcagtCGAAACAACCTGTGAATGGACGTGGAACTAAGAGATCAATCTTATCTATTGCATCAGCGCTTTTCGATCCTTTGGGACTTCTCGCTCCGGTTATTATTACTGCAAAGATCATATTACAAGAAATATGGATTTTGAAGCTGAATTGGGACGAGTCGGTGCCGCAGAACCTACAAACGGCTTGGGAACGATTTCTCAAGGACATAGCTCATCTGAGTACGCTCTCAGTTCCAAGGTATTCTGGATCAACAAATAACAACTCCTTACAAATTCATGGGTTTTGTGACTCGTCAATTCGAGCCTATGGCTGTGCTATTTATCTTCGCTCGAAATCAACAGAAGGCAAACCTACTGTCACCCTTTTGACTGCCAAGTCGCGTGTAGCTCCAATTAAGAAGCAATCGTTACCTAAACTCGAATTATGTGGCGCCTTGCTGTTGGCACGtctactagcaaaaataaaaccTCTATTCAACGCCAACACCACTGTGTTTCTGTGGACTGATTCACAAATTGTGCTACATTGGCTTGAACTGCACTCAGCTACCCTATCAACATTCGTCGGTAATCGAGTGTCAGAGATTCAAGATCTCACAGCAGATGCAAGTTGGCGGCATGTCCCAACAAAGTGCAACCCGGCTGATATCGTGTCACGAGGCTGTACTGCACTTGAACTAAAcaattcaatttggttttcagGACCATCATTCCTACAACTTGAACCCGAAAACTGGCCCAGCAATCAATGTGGACAACTCGATATGGAAGAAGTTTCTCGAGAAAAAC GCCGCTTGAAACTCACCTAG